The window AAGCCGGTCGCGGAGTGGCTGGAGCTGCGGCCGTACTACGGTTCGACACCCACGACTATCAAGTGACCCACGTCACAGTCGAGCTGTGTCGAGACGCCGTCCGCAGCTGCGTCCCGGGCACGAAGCACAGCCGATCCGACGAGGAGACCGACATGCAGCAGCGCACCATCGACGAGGTCCTGAACCGCCCGTACAGCCAGGAACTCCTGGCCAGGGACCTGACCCGGCTGGCCTACACCGCGCTCGACGGCACGCCCCGCGTGATCCCGATCGCGTTCACCTGGAACGGCTCGCAGATCGTCCTGTGCACCCCCACGAACGCCCCCAAACTGCCCGCGCTGCGCCGCAACCCGGCGGTCGCCCTGACGATCGACACCGAGGTGCACCCGCCGAAGATCCTGCTCATCCGCGGGCGGGCCGAGCTGGACGTCGTCGAGGGCATCCCGGACGAGTA of the Amycolatopsis sp. NBC_01488 genome contains:
- a CDS encoding pyridoxamine 5'-phosphate oxidase family protein — encoded protein: MQQRTIDEVLNRPYSQELLARDLTRLAYTALDGTPRVIPIAFTWNGSQIVLCTPTNAPKLPALRRNPAVALTIDTEVHPPKILLIRGRAELDVVEGIPDEYLQFNGTYEMTPEQRVEWEEGVRSLYDGMVRIVVTPTWAKLIDFETTLPTAVEELVRRRDERQDA